A window of Flavobacterium branchiarum genomic DNA:
GCGTTAATTATTTACTAGATGACACAGGACTTATTAACATTAGAAGCAAGGATCTTACCCTACCATTATTGGATAAAGAAAAAGTTTACCTGGAGTACAGCATGACGCAATTCATAACTATCGGACTACCAATTCTAATTTTATTAGTGTTTGGTATCGCCTTTACTTTCTTAAGAAGAAGAAAATACAGCAAATGATGTTAATAAAAAATTTGCAATACTAGGATTGTTTACGATATATTTGTAAAATGTATTCTAGTTTTTAATTGAACTAATATATACCACAAAATAAAACAAAAGAGATGAAATTTATAGTATCGAGTTCGTACTTATTAAAACAATTACAAGTTTTAGGTAGTGTAATCAATAGTAACAATACGTTACCTATTTTAGACAACTTTCTATTTGAATTAGACAATAATGAATTAACAGTTTCTTCATCGGATCTTGAAACGACGATGTCTGCGACTTTAGCGATTGATTCTACAAGTAAAGGAAGTGTTGCAATACCTGCAAAATTATTACTCGAAATCCTTAAAACATTTCCAGAACAACCTTTAACTTTTACTGTTGAAGACAATAATACTGTAGAAATTAGTTCTAACTCAGGAAAATATGCTTTGGCATATGCAGCTGGAGAAGAATTTCCAAAATCTGTAAACTTAGAAGAACCATCGGTTACTTTAGTTCCTTCGGACGTTTTGGCAACAGCTATTAGCAAAACTATATTCGCTGCTGGAAATGATGATTTACGTCCTGTAATGTCAGGAGTGTTTTTTCAGTTCTCACCAGAAGGATTAATATTTGTAGCTACAGATGCTCACAAATTAGTAAAATATGCTCGTACAGATGTAAAAGCATCTCAGGTTGCTGATTTTATTATGCCAAAGAAACCTTTGAATATTTTAAAAAGTATCTTAGGATCTTCTGATGCTGAAGTAAAAATCGAATACAACGATTCTAATGCCACTTTTTCATTCGATAACTACATTTTAATGTGTCGTTTAATCGATGGGAAATATCCAAATTACGAAGCAGTAATTCCAAAAGAGAATCCAAACAAATTAATGATTGACCGTTCTTTATTTTTAAGTTCAGTACGTCGTGTTGCGATTTTCTCTAATAAAACTACACACCAAATTCGTTTGAAAATTGCTGGAGCCGAATTAAACGTTTCTGCCGAAGATATCGATTACTCAAACAAAGCCGAAGAAAGATTGACTTGTGATTACCAAGGTGATGACTTGCAAATTGGGTTTAACTCACGTTTCCTTACTGAAATGTTGACTAACCTACAATCTGATATGATCATGCTTGAAATGTCTTTACCAAACAGAGCTGGAATCCTGACTCCTGTAGATGGTTTAGAAGATGGAGAAACAGTAACCATGTTGGTTATGCCAGTAATGCTAAACAGTTAACATTTAATTATGTTTTTGTTATATAAGATTTTTGATTTTCAAATATAATACTTATTATTGCATAACAATTACGCTATTAACCAACCATTTTTATACTTAAAAAACCGTAACTTCATTTCGAAATTGCGGTTTTTTTATGTTTTGTCTCGACTAGTTTGCAGTATCAGTCTTCAGTCACAGTCTCAGTGCTCAGTCTCAGTGTTCAGTCACAGTTAGCATCTATATTCTATCTTCTTTATTCTTTATTCTTTATTCTTTATTCTTTATTCTAAATCACTCCCATTTTTTGCATTAAGAAAGTAGCACTTTTATTTTTACAAATTCCTTCACGAAGAGTATAATCGAAATGCAATTCATTATTTTTAATTTCAACTTCAAAACACTGATTGGTTAAAACATCAGGATATTCGTTTGTAGTCAAGCATACTTCAATATCGTGGGTTGCGATTGCTCCAATAGCTTTTTTAGCAATTATCTTTTTTACTACTTCGATAGTTCCGTTACGTTTATCATCAGAATTTGTCCCTCTTAATATCTCATCTAAGAGCACAAAAGCAGGTTTCTCCTCTAGTGCATCCATAATTTGTTTTAAACGCTTTATTTCAGCAAAAAAGTAAGATTCACTATCTGATAAGGAATCCGATAGTCGCATAGAAACTAAAACAGGTAACGGATGTATTGTAGCCTTGTTTGCACATACAACAGAACCTATTCCCCCTAAAACCATATTGATTCCTAAACTGCGTAAAAAGGTGCTTTTCCCTGACATATTTGATCCCGTTAATATCATAAATGATTCTGGAAAAAATTTCACTTCATTCCCTACCCTAGTTGCAGGATTTAATAAAGGATGACTTAAATTTGAAAAGCCAATTTTAAATTCGGTATTTAGCTCCGGGAAAACAAAATCTTCATTATTATATGAAAAATTAGCTAAGCTATTTAGCATTTCAAATTCACCTATAACATCTAGCCATTCTCCTAAAACTGCGGCATGATTAGTTTTCCAATTTAAAAGATTTTTCAAAACATGAATATTGAATAAAAAAACACCATTAAACAATAAAGCGGTTACGAAATTATTGATTGTATCCATGTTAGAGAACAATTCAGACAATTGCTTTAGGTGCGTACTGGCTTTAGCGTTTTTATAAATTAATTTATTTTGCAATGCTATTAATTTTTCCGATTTAAACGATTCGTTTTCAATCTCTTTCACCAACAAGCTATATTGCTTTATAATTTTATCTATATTTTCTGCTTTAGCAATTTCAGTTTGAATTCTTTTAAAAAACATTCCTAAAACAACTGTATTCAAAACAAAAGTAAAAGACAGGTAAGATAAAAACACTATATTCGATGTTATTAAATAAGCGATTAACAATCCACCAAAAAGGGCTGGTAAAGCATACATCAATATAGACATTACTTTTGAGAATGGAGCACTTTTGCTATCCTTCCACTTTAACAATGCCTCATAGGCTTCTTTAGTATCCTGACCAACTATTGCAAGTGCAAGAAATTCTTGTCGCCAATCTAACTTAGGTGCTAATTCTCGAATTGCCTCTTGATTTTTGTTGATCTCATTAGTTTCTAATGTATATAGCAACTGATTTGCTAATGTCTTTTTCCCAACAAAGGTTCCAGTTCTATTAAGACTTTGGAATAAAGAATGGTCTCCAAAAATATCTAAGTCGTATGCATATGGGTGGTGAAAATCAATAAACTCTTGTCCGTTTTCAAAAGGTAGTTTTTCTCTTTTTAAGAAAGTAATCTCGTTTTTATTTATTTTCAAAAGCGCCTCTGTAAGTTTCTTTTGGAAAGACAAGCGCGAATGAATACGCATTAAAACTACAAAACCAAGGAAGGATAAAACCGCAGTAATACTATACACAGAATCTGCTGTTTTTATATAATAATACCCAAAAACAAAGCATAGAACAACACTCAAAAGTCGCAATAAACTAATGCTATTGTATTTTTTATTGATTGTATTTAAAGCATCTGAATAACTGCTGGTGTTTTTTTGATATTGCTCCATTGATTTAAAGTAATTATTCCTTTTAGAAATTATATTGAAATACAAATATAAGTTTACAGTAACGAAATAACTACTTTAAATACTAGGAATATTACTATTTAGTAAAGTGAATATAGAAATTCAATACTAAAATTATTGCTCATGCATTATCAAAACTGGAATTGCTATATCCTTTGTAAGTTTCTTTGTAAAACTTGGGCTAAACAAACTTTCAAAGAAGCTTCGTTTATAAGCAATCATAGCCAATATATCAATGTCTTTAAACAATACAAAATCAAGAATCGTTTCTTTTACTTCTTCACACGGAAGCACTAAAAACTGAATTGGTTCTCCTTTGAATTCATTTTCCCATTCTTTTATTGTTGAATCTGTTACATCTGAATTCTGGGTTTTCACATACAAACATTTAATTTTAGCATTCATTTTTTTGGCAATAGCCAAAACTTTACGAAGCTCATTTTTGTCTTTCTCGCGGTAACGAGTTGTGAATCCGATGGTTTTTACTTTTTTAAATTTAGATTCTACAGGAACACATAAAATTGGCACTTCAACTCCTGAGATTACGGCATCGGTATTGGTTCCTAAGAAAAATGTGTTCCAACCCGCAACTCCTGAAGTTCCCATGACTACAAAATCTATTTTGTCTTCTTTGATGGCTTTTTTCATATTGTAAACCAAATCACCATCCATCAATCGGTGGTTCATTACAATATCATCGAGTTTGCGTTCAGCTGCTATCTCACGAAGTTTAGGAATTTCATCCTTGAACATTTCGAATTTAGCTAACTCTAATGAATTATATATGATTGCAAAATTCTCTGGAAAAAATTGGCTGTCATAAACCGGAATCTCAAATGTATGTAGTAAAATGAGTTCGCCTTTAACCTGTTTTGCAAATTCTAAAGCATGCACAAATGCATTTGTAGCTACTTCAGAGAAATCGGTGGGGAATAATATTCTTTTCATCGCATTGTTTAGATTAAATGTTAGTTTCTCAAATTTAGCCATAAATCAATCTGTTCGACATGACAATTATCAGTTATTTAACATTTTACAATTTCTTAAAGTAATGTTTAGCTTTAGTTTACAGTCGCAATGTTCAGTCTCGGTATTCAGTCTCGGTATTCAGTCGCAGTATTCAGTCGCAGTATTCAGTCGCAGTGTTCAGTCGCAGTGTTCAGTCTCAGTATTCAGTCGCAGTGTTCAGTCGCAGTGCTCAGTCGTAGTTGTCAGTACTCACTTTCTTAAACCTTTGCTCATTGTTGTGGAGCCACTTAATGAGTTCCTTCCTTCGTCAGGAAGACAAGATTGGGTTTACTCTTAGTATTCAGTTTGCAGTCACATCTCATATCTTTCTTCTTTTTTCTTTCTTCTCACTTTTCACATCTCACATTTCAAATCTCACATCTTTCTTCTCACATTTTACTTCTTTCTTCTTTCTTCTCACATTTCACATCTCACTAATTCACTAATTCACATTCAATCGGAAATTCTAGGCTTTTTTTATACCTTTGCCAAATGATAAATCAAGATTCTATAGTAGCATTAGCTACACCTTCGGGAGCTGGAGCGATTGCCATAATCCGAATTTCGGGTAGCGAAGCCATTACTATTGGTAATGGTGTTTTTCGTTCTATTAAAAACAAAGATTTAACTAAGCAAAAAACGCATACTTTACACTTAGGACATATTGTAGATGATTCTAAAACACTAGACGAAGTTTTAGTTTCTGTTTTTAAAGGTCCAAACTCATATACTGGCGAAAATACTATCGAAATTTCTTGTCATGGTTCTACTTATATTCAACAACAAATCATTCAATTATTGCTTCGAAAAGGCTGTAGAATGGCTGACCCTGGTGAATTTACACTCCGTGCTTTCTTAAACGGAAAACTTGACTTATCGCAAGCTGAAGCTGTAGCCGATTTAATCTCATCTGATAATGAGGCTTCCCACCAAATTGCCATGCAACAAATGCGCGGTGGTTTTAGTAACGAAATTGCTAAACTACGTGAAGAATTACTAAATTTCGCTTCGCTTATCGAACTCGAATTGGACTTTGCTGAAGAAGATGTTGAATTTGCCGACAGAACTCAGTTTCATGAATTATTGAATCGTATTGAATTTGTATTAAAACGTTTAATCGATTCTTTTGCTGTTGGAAATGTAATCAAAAACGGAATTCCAGTAGCCATTGTTGGAGAACCAAATGTTGGAAAATCTACGTTACTAAATGCTTTATTAAACGAAGAACGCGCTATCGTATCTGAAATTGCTGGAACTACGCGTGATACTATCGAAGACGAATTGGTTATTGGCGGAATCGGTTTTAGATTTATAGATACTGCTGGTATTCGCGAAACTGTTGATTACGTTGAGAGCATTGGAATCAAGAAAACTTTCGAAAAAATAGAACAAGCTCAGGTTGTCGTTTATTTGTTTGATGGTTTAAAGTTTCAAGTATCTGGTACCGAATTCATCACTGAAATTGAACAAATCAAAAATAAATACCCGTTAAAACCTTTATTGATTGTAGTTAATAAAAGAGATATATTATCTGAAGATGAAGTTTCAAATATTACAAATCAGCTTGAAAATTTAAATGCCAAACTCCTATTGATTTCTGCAAAACAGAAAATTGGGGTTGAAGATTTAAAGAATGAATTATTATCTTTTGTAAATACGGGTGCTTTACGAAATAATGAAACTATTGTAACCAATACAAGACATTACGACTCTTTACTAAAAGCACTAGACGAAATACAAAAAGTCAAATACGGACTAGAAACTAATCTTTCGAGTGATTTAATGGCGCTCGATATTCGTGAGGCTTTATACCAATTCGGGTTGATTACAGGGCAGGTTTCTAATGATGAATTATTAGGTAATATCTTCGCTAATTTCTGCATCGGAAAATAACATATTATAACTACCTGTTTTTATTAGTAGTTGTTACAAAAATTAAGTAAAGAAATAACAAAAACAGATGTAGTTATCTGTTTTTGTTATTTAAACATTTCTCTGAGTTCGCTTTTGAATCGGTATTCTATAAGTCCCAGATTTTTAACTCTTTCCTCAATTGCAGTTTTCATTTCTCCATAATTCCTATGATAGAATTCTGAAATTGATCCGATTCTTTTTCCTTGTTGAATTATAAAAATGTATTCATAAGGACCACTTTTACTTGGTTGAATTGATAAATTGAACCCTTCCAAATTCTTCAATTCAAAAATTTTCTGTTTTCCTAACCCAAAATATTCTCTAACAATAACCTTATCGTTTAGAATTTCTATTTTATGAGCTCTTGTCCTAAATTCAGTAAGCCAAAGATAAATTGCTACTATCAAAAAAAACATAGGTCCAAGAATATCAGGTTTAGAAGAACTTAAAGTTAGAAAGAATATTCCAAATGCTGACATTGTCACAATAAAGCAAATAATAATTGGAAGAAAAGCAAATTTTGTTTTAATATTCATTTGGTGAATTTAGGTGTTGTACGCTTTATTTTAGTGAAATTGATGCCAATATTCTACACTTGTAAATTTAAGTGAATAAAGATCAGTGTTTTTTCTATTGTAACCAAGATTAAGAGCAAATAACTCAAATATTATAATAAAAATATTTGATACAAATCTAAGCAGAGAAGATTAGAACTATATCCCATTACAAATCTCACTTTTCTCAATTATAACGTATCGTATAGGCTGTTCTTTTATATACTTTCTGATTATTAAAGCAACTCTTTTTCGGACTCTTTTATAAATATTTTCTTTACCGCCTACTTGTTAGTTCAACCTATACCCCATCTAAGAAATGAAGCTTAATTTAAAAATATACTGTATAAATAATTAGTATAATTTATATTTTCTACAGTAATAAATTAATAAAGATATTTCCTATATTCGCTTGAAATAAATGCTAAGTTATGACATAAAGCCAGTTAAAAATGGTGTTACTTGAGTAATTGTATAGCCCTAATAAATAAGTTAGCGATAATAATTCAAAAAAAAAAAACGAAAAATGGACGACAATAGAAAAGAAGAATTTCTAATCTGCTCAAATTGTTTTAAAGATGAAGGACTTAAAATTGACGCAAAACAAATTGGAATCGAAAATGATGAACCTTGTAAAAAATGTAAATCTGAAGAAGGCGCTAAACTAACTAAAGATTTAACCAGAGATTTATGTTATCGTTTTTTCGTTAGAGGGACTATTGAAAAATGTGAATATGGTGGCTTTCCACTGATTGAGATGAATGAACAACATTATAACCGGTCAGATATTGATGTTTCGCCTTGGTTGATTGATGATGTTAAAGTAATTGAAAAAGCAGGAGAAATAGGCTTGTTTTACTATGGCCCTAGATTTTGGATGTTTGGGGAAATTGAACC
This region includes:
- the dnaN gene encoding DNA polymerase III subunit beta translates to MKFIVSSSYLLKQLQVLGSVINSNNTLPILDNFLFELDNNELTVSSSDLETTMSATLAIDSTSKGSVAIPAKLLLEILKTFPEQPLTFTVEDNNTVEISSNSGKYALAYAAGEEFPKSVNLEEPSVTLVPSDVLATAISKTIFAAGNDDLRPVMSGVFFQFSPEGLIFVATDAHKLVKYARTDVKASQVADFIMPKKPLNILKSILGSSDAEVKIEYNDSNATFSFDNYILMCRLIDGKYPNYEAVIPKENPNKLMIDRSLFLSSVRRVAIFSNKTTHQIRLKIAGAELNVSAEDIDYSNKAEERLTCDYQGDDLQIGFNSRFLTEMLTNLQSDMIMLEMSLPNRAGILTPVDGLEDGETVTMLVMPVMLNS
- a CDS encoding MutS-related protein, coding for MEQYQKNTSSYSDALNTINKKYNSISLLRLLSVVLCFVFGYYYIKTADSVYSITAVLSFLGFVVLMRIHSRLSFQKKLTEALLKINKNEITFLKREKLPFENGQEFIDFHHPYAYDLDIFGDHSLFQSLNRTGTFVGKKTLANQLLYTLETNEINKNQEAIRELAPKLDWRQEFLALAIVGQDTKEAYEALLKWKDSKSAPFSKVMSILMYALPALFGGLLIAYLITSNIVFLSYLSFTFVLNTVVLGMFFKRIQTEIAKAENIDKIIKQYSLLVKEIENESFKSEKLIALQNKLIYKNAKASTHLKQLSELFSNMDTINNFVTALLFNGVFLFNIHVLKNLLNWKTNHAAVLGEWLDVIGEFEMLNSLANFSYNNEDFVFPELNTEFKIGFSNLSHPLLNPATRVGNEVKFFPESFMILTGSNMSGKSTFLRSLGINMVLGGIGSVVCANKATIHPLPVLVSMRLSDSLSDSESYFFAEIKRLKQIMDALEEKPAFVLLDEILRGTNSDDKRNGTIEVVKKIIAKKAIGAIATHDIEVCLTTNEYPDVLTNQCFEVEIKNNELHFDYTLREGICKNKSATFLMQKMGVI
- a CDS encoding universal stress protein, which produces MKRILFPTDFSEVATNAFVHALEFAKQVKGELILLHTFEIPVYDSQFFPENFAIIYNSLELAKFEMFKDEIPKLREIAAERKLDDIVMNHRLMDGDLVYNMKKAIKEDKIDFVVMGTSGVAGWNTFFLGTNTDAVISGVEVPILCVPVESKFKKVKTIGFTTRYREKDKNELRKVLAIAKKMNAKIKCLYVKTQNSDVTDSTIKEWENEFKGEPIQFLVLPCEEVKETILDFVLFKDIDILAMIAYKRSFFESLFSPSFTKKLTKDIAIPVLIMHEQ
- the mnmE gene encoding tRNA uridine-5-carboxymethylaminomethyl(34) synthesis GTPase MnmE; translation: MINQDSIVALATPSGAGAIAIIRISGSEAITIGNGVFRSIKNKDLTKQKTHTLHLGHIVDDSKTLDEVLVSVFKGPNSYTGENTIEISCHGSTYIQQQIIQLLLRKGCRMADPGEFTLRAFLNGKLDLSQAEAVADLISSDNEASHQIAMQQMRGGFSNEIAKLREELLNFASLIELELDFAEEDVEFADRTQFHELLNRIEFVLKRLIDSFAVGNVIKNGIPVAIVGEPNVGKSTLLNALLNEERAIVSEIAGTTRDTIEDELVIGGIGFRFIDTAGIRETVDYVESIGIKKTFEKIEQAQVVVYLFDGLKFQVSGTEFITEIEQIKNKYPLKPLLIVVNKRDILSEDEVSNITNQLENLNAKLLLISAKQKIGVEDLKNELLSFVNTGALRNNETIVTNTRHYDSLLKALDEIQKVKYGLETNLSSDLMALDIREALYQFGLITGQVSNDELLGNIFANFCIGK